From a region of the Mycobacterium intracellulare ATCC 13950 genome:
- a CDS encoding Trm112 family protein produces the protein MIDDALLNILVCPADRGPLVLVSQTGGGEVLYNPRLRRAYRIEDGIPVLLIDEARDVDDDEHARLMAQGPPADPQ, from the coding sequence ATGATCGACGACGCACTGCTGAACATCCTGGTGTGCCCGGCCGACCGCGGCCCGCTGGTGTTGGTCTCCCAAACGGGCGGTGGGGAAGTGCTCTACAACCCCCGGTTGCGCCGCGCCTACCGGATCGAGGACGGCATCCCGGTGCTGCTGATCGACGAGGCCCGCGACGTCGACGACGACGAGCACGCCCGGCTCATGGCGCAAGGCCCTCCGGCAGATCCCCAGTGA
- a CDS encoding ABC transporter permease, with product MHVTGGRVSVHHQAQHHARSRLGLNGYTATTTRILRQLAADHRSVAMILLVPVLVITLMYFMFENAPHRPGGPTPFNNACLILLGLFPLFVMFIITAITMQRERASGTLERILTTPLRRLDLLIAYGTAFSTAAAAQAVLACIVSFWLLGFDTAGSPLWVFVIAIVNAVLGVGLGLLCSAFARTEFQAVQFIPLVMVPQLLLAGIIVPRAVMPHWLQWISNVLPASYALEALQQVGAHPELTFIAVRDIIVVLGFALAALCLAAATLRRRTG from the coding sequence ATGCACGTCACTGGAGGACGCGTTTCTGTCCATCATCAAGCGCAGCACCATGCGCGAAGCCGGTTAGGGCTCAACGGGTATACGGCGACCACGACGCGGATCCTGCGCCAGTTGGCCGCCGATCACCGCAGCGTCGCGATGATCCTGTTGGTGCCGGTCCTGGTGATCACCCTGATGTACTTCATGTTCGAAAACGCCCCGCACCGCCCGGGCGGCCCGACCCCGTTCAACAACGCCTGCCTGATCCTGCTCGGCCTGTTCCCGCTGTTCGTGATGTTCATCATCACGGCGATCACCATGCAACGCGAACGGGCCTCGGGAACGCTGGAGCGCATCCTGACCACTCCGCTGCGCCGGCTCGACCTGCTGATCGCCTACGGCACCGCCTTCTCGACGGCCGCTGCGGCGCAAGCCGTTCTGGCGTGCATCGTGTCGTTCTGGCTGCTCGGCTTCGACACGGCGGGCAGCCCGCTGTGGGTGTTCGTGATCGCGATCGTCAACGCCGTGCTGGGAGTCGGACTCGGCCTGTTGTGTAGCGCGTTCGCGCGCACCGAGTTTCAGGCCGTGCAGTTCATCCCGCTGGTGATGGTGCCGCAGCTGCTGCTGGCCGGCATCATCGTGCCGCGGGCGGTGATGCCACACTGGCTGCAATGGATCAGCAATGTGCTGCCGGCCAGCTACGCGCTCGAGGCCCTGCAACAGGTGGGCGCGCACCCGGAGCTGACCTTCATCGCGGTGCGCGACATCATCGTGGTGTTGGGCTTCGCCCTGGCGGCGCTGTGCCTGGCGGCGGCGACGCTGCGGCGACGGACCGGCTAG
- a CDS encoding ABC transporter ATP-binding protein, producing the protein MMSSSRDELISDRAEPAVEIDHLRVIRGKRPALHDFSVQIAAGSITGLLGPSGCGKTTLIRCIVGTQIVTSGRVVVLGKPAGSAELRRRVGYLPQDPTIYNDLRIVDNVRYFATLYGFDGRAADAAIERVGLSDHRTALCGNLSGGQRTRVSLACALVCQPDLLVLDEPTVGLDPVLRADLWDQFAELARAGTTLLVSSHVMDEADHCGDLLLMREGRLVAHTTPSQLREDTGCTSLEDAFLSIIKRSTMREAG; encoded by the coding sequence ATGATGAGTTCATCCCGTGATGAATTAATCTCGGACCGGGCCGAGCCGGCGGTAGAGATCGATCACCTTCGCGTGATCCGCGGTAAACGCCCGGCCCTGCACGACTTCTCCGTGCAGATCGCGGCGGGCAGCATCACCGGCCTGCTCGGCCCGTCCGGCTGCGGCAAGACCACGCTGATCCGATGCATCGTCGGCACCCAGATCGTGACCTCGGGTCGCGTCGTTGTGCTCGGCAAGCCTGCCGGCAGCGCCGAACTGCGCCGTCGCGTCGGCTACCTGCCGCAGGACCCGACCATCTACAACGACCTTCGCATCGTCGACAACGTTCGCTACTTCGCCACGCTGTACGGGTTCGACGGCCGGGCCGCCGACGCCGCCATCGAACGAGTCGGGCTCAGCGATCACCGAACGGCCTTGTGCGGCAACCTGTCCGGTGGCCAACGCACCCGGGTGTCGCTGGCCTGCGCGCTGGTCTGCCAGCCCGATCTGCTGGTGCTCGACGAGCCCACCGTGGGACTCGATCCGGTGCTGCGCGCGGACCTGTGGGACCAGTTCGCCGAATTGGCCCGCGCGGGGACCACATTGCTGGTTTCCAGCCACGTCATGGACGAGGCCGACCACTGCGGGGACCTGCTGCTGATGCGCGAAGGCCGGCTGGTCGCCCACACCACCCCGTCCCAACTGCGAGAGGACACCGGATGCACGTCACTGGAGGACGCGTTTCTGTCCATCATCAAGCGCAGCACCATGCGCGAAGCCGGTTAG
- a CDS encoding TetR/AcrR family transcriptional regulator — MTTTNTGRRRRGRPSGNSDTRERILASARELFARNGIRNTSIRAVAASAGVDSALVHHYFGTKEQLFAAAVHIPVDPMDVIGPLREVPVEELGYQIPSMLLPLWDSEIGAAFIATLRSILAGSEINLFRAFIQDVIAVEVGARVDDPPGSGIIRIQFVASQLVGVVMARYILQLEPFASLPAEQVARTIAPNLQRYLTGDLPEGLAP; from the coding sequence GTGACGACTACCAACACCGGCCGCCGGCGACGGGGCCGGCCCTCCGGAAACTCCGATACCCGGGAGCGGATACTGGCTAGCGCCCGGGAATTGTTCGCGCGCAACGGTATTCGTAACACGTCGATACGTGCGGTGGCCGCGTCGGCGGGGGTGGATTCGGCGTTGGTGCACCATTACTTCGGCACCAAGGAGCAGCTGTTCGCCGCGGCCGTCCACATCCCGGTCGATCCGATGGACGTCATCGGCCCGCTGCGCGAGGTGCCCGTCGAGGAGCTCGGCTACCAGATTCCGTCGATGTTGTTGCCGCTGTGGGATTCCGAGATCGGCGCGGCGTTCATCGCGACGCTGCGCTCGATCCTGGCGGGGTCGGAGATCAACCTGTTTCGCGCGTTCATTCAGGACGTGATCGCCGTCGAAGTCGGTGCCCGCGTGGACGATCCGCCGGGAAGCGGAATTATTCGCATCCAATTCGTGGCGTCGCAACTGGTGGGTGTGGTGATGGCGCGCTACATCCTGCAACTGGAGCCGTTCGCGTCGCTGCCGGCCGAGCAGGTCGCGCGAACCATCGCGCCCAACCTGCAGCGCTACCTCACTGGGGATCTGCCGGAGGGCCTTGCGCCATGA